The following proteins come from a genomic window of Montipora capricornis isolate CH-2021 chromosome 9, ASM3666992v2, whole genome shotgun sequence:
- the LOC138017361 gene encoding tigger transposable element-derived protein 6-like has protein sequence MQKSMVCSGNGIPEQEHQTSLSTAPCWSSKHEFLLRGLGCDTFQGTSGWLEKWKRRHNIGQMNIAGEEDNVSPQTIDSWSETVKELTKGYSPRDAWNEDETGCFWKAMLEKSLSQKEKRCRGGKNSKQRITAAFFVNTEDEKEGLIVIGSSKLPRCSTRLPNPSYHYSAQYFSVEKAWMRTKIMVTILIRLNNSLKKEERHVILFLDNAPCDPPSLTDMFCDIKVALLLKNTTSRRSGCGYDQGVEGLSQKEVSPAISSVKLTGSVLPAK, from the coding sequence atgcaGAAATCAATGGTTTGTTCTGGGAATGGTATACCAGAGCAAGAGCATCAAACGTCCCTGTCGACGGCCCCATGCTGGTCGAGCAAGCACGAATTTTTGCTGAGAGGATTGGGGTGCGACACTTTTCAAGGAACAAGTGGCTGGCTAGAAAAGTGGAAACGGAGACACAACATCGGTCAAATGAACATCGCTGGGGAAGAGGACAATGTAAGCCCACAGACCATAGACAGCTGGAGTGAAACAGTGAAAGAGCTGACTAAGGGCTATTCGCCTAGGGATGCATGGAATGAGGACGAAACTGGCTGCTTCTGGAAGGCGATGCTTGAGAAATCGCTCTCTCAAAAGGAAAAACGCTGCAGAGGTGGCAAGAATTCGAAGCAACGAATAACCGCTGCATTCTTTGTGAATACAGAGGACGAGAAAGAGGGCCTTATTGTGATAGGAAGTAGCAAACTGCCGCGCTGCTCCACACGTTTACCAAATCCATCATACCACTACAGCGCGCAGTACTTCAGCGTTGAGAAGGCGTGGATGAGAACTAAGATAATGGTGACCATCCTTATCAGGTTGAACAACAGTTTGAAAAAAGAGGAACGACACGTTATCCTTTTCTTGGACAATGCACCGTGCGATCCACCCTCGCTGACGGACATGTTCTGCGACATTAAAGTAGCCTTGCTACTGAAGAACACCACCTCGCGCCGCAGCGGATGCGGGTATGATCAAGGTGTGGAAGGTCTATCACAAAAGGAAGTTTCTCCGGCAATATCGTCAGTCAAGTTGACTGGGAGCGTTCTGCCAGCCAAATAG